The Solanum pennellii chromosome 7, SPENNV200 DNA segment TATAGCTCGTGCTTACATAATATGAAGCtcactaataattatttttttttgcaaaaactcAAAACTGTTGTAATGTGTCCAGGCTAGTAGGCACCAAGTAACTCTGTCCACCAAGCCCGATGGCAAGAAATTATCCCAGGACCAATACAAAAGTTTACAACGAGTCAGGTAGACATTGACAAACAAAGCAAGTTCTTAAACAAATAGACTAAAGGAAAAGTCACTATGCATACCTTTTTGTGTTCATTCACAAGGGACATGGGCAAATTACTTCCATTCATGATGATATTGTAGTTGCTAGAAAGCCGACCTTGAATCTCTTCTCTAAATGATTCCAATTTCTCCTGACTAATCACCCGAGTATTGACTGTAAAATCCCGAAAATCATATCAATTTCAGATGATTCACATATAATTCTTACATAAACAAAACTAAGTATCCATTATGAGCAAGTTAATCCACCATAATAGCAATTGaacaataagaaaataaaacatattcagCTAAATTTAAACACTAATACACCCTGCTCCTGTGaaccaaatcaaattatttaacaGTTTTCACTAATAAAGTCGTCAATTCGACCAATTTTCTTATCATAAactatatatctatatctatattacTTTAAAAGCATAAAATCGTCAATCTTTGTTCAAATTATTTCTCCAGTGCTTTCACAATACTCGTCTAATTGATAATCTCACATGGAGCGTACAACTGTTAATCTATGGGGAGGTTTTGCAGAAAAAGATGGCTTATTTCTTGAAAAGTTGAGAGATGACCAACCTATTCTAGCTTATGTGACATGAGAGTCTCAAACTATAAAAGGTCGTTTGGTGTGagggataaaaataaatagtgatTGGATAATCACTAGATCTTCGCGCCCTGGTATGGAACCTCATTTACTAATTTGCTAGGCATTATTCATTTAACCTCACTGCCCGTACTTATGTTCAAAGTACAATTGAACAACCTAGCCACCATTTACTTAGCGGAAACTTAATATCACCAGTCCCAATCGATTTAAAATGTAATCTAACCAATTTAAAACCCACAAAAATTTCCTCAATTACGTGCTACAGTTAAATCACCTCCCACACCAAGTAAGGTAATGAAAAAGGCCACAAAAGTGATGTTACCCAATATTATGGATGGAATGCTTGATGATACACAGGTAACTTCAAACCAACACTTTACCTATACACATAGGACCACTATTTTTAAGCATCACAAGACGAGGCAACCACAACGCACACGCGCTAAATcgagaaaaaaatatagaagcaCGAACGAATGCATTGATAAAACTTTTTGGGAAGAGTACATACTGAACCATCGGGGATCTGGCTGTATCCTCGTTGACGGAAGCTGCTTTGATTGATACTCGTGCTTCAATATTTTGCCCTTCCGATCACGCTTCGGCCTACAATTATACATCTTCAGCCGCCGTGTAGTGGCGGAGCTACGGTTGCCGCTTTTGTTCTTCGCCATTTTGtgtgaataaaataaaaataggggtttttaaaataatactccATGCACGGAGAATGTTAACAGAATATATATTGCGATTTTGTTATGAAAATTACTGTAAGATCCTCTGAACTTTAGCTTATTTGTCTTTTTTCATACTAAACCTTTTCATATTTACTCCTTTTCCCgctattgaatttttttttttacttggaAGAAATAAATGTACTACCAATTACTTGCTCGTTCATTTTTAGTTATCTACTTTGAATTTTGCATTTGATGacaaattaaaatggaaaaataatacgtcaatgtcattttttttatttttagtctttcggcaatatttgatatttatattgaaatccGACTAAATTTGAATTCACGTTGAAAAGGGTTTTTTGGGTTCCCACCTACATTGAAGCCCAACAAAAAAGTGACTTCATATTCAAAAGGAACTCAAACTCAAAACCTTTGATCAAAGATGAAGGCTTACTTACCACTCCACCACGCGGCCAAAGGTCATCGAGATATAGCTATATTTTGAAAACCAAACAACATAATTGTCATTTACTTCAGGTTAAGATTTCAaagtattttcttatatttacaTTCAATGAAAGAATTGTGTAAACAAGGGCATGAGAGTTCCATGGATAAtaataaaaggagaaaattataAAGTAATAGCCTTGTGTATCCAACTGATTCTACCTGCCATATTCAGTTGCTGCAcattgtgcaatgtctaagtTCTGAACCAGCTATGCCGTTAACATATACTAAGtactaataaagaaaaatgatagtATTATCCATGCTACACCATTGCTACATCGTAATAGCGCTGTTTCGACTCCACTGTACATTCTCTGAGTAGTAGCATCTAAGTTGCTAAAACACTCGGTTACCTAATCTTCTTTTGGCTTCTCTCTTGCATCTTCAGTTTCACTATTCTGCAACAGCCTGAATTTAAGTATCTTTTGAAGCTGTGTTACAGGCTTGACTTGTTTCGACTTGGTTTGCTTAGGATCTAACGTGGGCCTTCCTGGGCAAAGGTTAGCTTCAGAAGGTCCCGCTTCTTCATGGACCACCGGAGGGGTATCTGCGAGAAAGTTTACTTGGTGATAAATTCCAGATAGATTTGAagaatttttgttcttttatattATCCAACTAATATGCGAAACTCATGAAACTAGAAATACTGAATGTAAATCTAAATAGAAAAAAGACATGTGGCAAGGAGTCGTGGACTAAAAAATTCTGAAGGCCCCCTCCTATACTTATGTTTCATTGTGTCGAATGCACATTATGTTAGAGGACAGGTTCCAGAAAAAACGTACTCTATTCATATGAACCTAAAAATGACCACTCTATTCATATGAACCTAAAAATGACAGGTTCCCTGGTTCACAGTCTACTATGTGCCTAATGTTGTCACAAATTATCATTCACGGATACCAGGAGGCAGCCCAGTGTCGGTTATAAAGGACCAAGTTCTGACCCCAGGCAGATTTTTGTATGGTAGAAACAGGCAAAGAAGAACTCcctcttatttttaaaaaaatatttttcgggATGAGATGGAACACCACCAGCAACGTTGAAGCTAGATTAAAGTAATCAGGAAAGTAGCTCATTCCTTTTCTTGTTCTATTATAATATGTTGCGGAGAGGAACATGGCTTAccattttcatcaaaaacaagGCATGTCCCAATAGTCTCATCAT contains these protein-coding regions:
- the LOC107025535 gene encoding nuclear/nucleolar GTPase 2-like, whose amino-acid sequence is MAKNKSGNRSSATTRRLKMYNCRPKRDRKGKILKHEYQSKQLPSTRIQPDPRWFINTRVISQEKLESFREEIQGRLSSNYNIIMNGSNLPMSLVNEHKKKGKAHQLGSKPSAGTEKKHAKHFKSLANKADTP
- the LOC107024572 gene encoding uncharacterized protein LOC107024572, producing the protein MMENQSLCDDNMEEAEYVLLDLDDLPCEVYIPPNAPYVLSGLDTLNPILTIDGKIKLIGQYDETIGTCLVFDENDTPPVVHEEAGPSEANLCPGRPTLDPKQTKSKQVKPVTQLQKILKFRLLQNSETEDAREKPKED